Sequence from the Primulina huaijiensis isolate GDHJ02 chromosome 16, ASM1229523v2, whole genome shotgun sequence genome:
AACTTGGCTTTGTGTTCCCTCAGAAAAAATAAGTGTTCGAATTCtctaatctaaaaaaaaaatgtttcgaCAATTCATGGGCTTACATGTCTTTTATCGGATGAAAATCGAtacaaaaaatggaaaatatgatGCTCATACTTTTTTTCTGTAATAAATTTTGCAACTTACCTATATTATCATCTTAACTAACACAcaattcccaaaaaaaaaaaattatggagtACATAACCGTTTACATTTGAGCAAaatttctctaatttttttaaccTTAATTAAAGTTAATATTTACTATATCTACTATTATAAAATAGTTGAGCACcttataattaatcattttaatGTCTCAATGTGACATCAAAGTTTATCTCTAGTTTTATCATTTTTCATAATTTGTTATGCAACTTTAATGGTATAAATTGTTATCTGTGTACTTCTCTTCGTCTTCTTATCATTTTTTCTCCAAtttcttcatattttatatcaaagttcacatgtccccccccccccccctcccTCCTCCCTCATATaggttttgttttaaaaaaacaatattatttaCCCTATTACAACACATGCATGGCCAGCAgcttaatattattttctactGTAGTTTTTCCAAATATATAGTTCagtttttacatatattaacattattttcttgttttcactaatatatatcattattaattaaatcttgaaaaatcgattaaatagaaaatttacaataattttcttaatattCGAGAAAACAAAGTTTATATATTCAATATATAGTTTTTTAAtagttaataataattttgaaataatgacGTAGAAAACATGCATGTAgaattttgaatatatttgtGGGGTTAAACGTGAGGTAGTCCTGTGGGCCGTCGAAGCAGTTGAAAATAAATAGTGAATTGTTTCATTAATGGAAATGGAGCAATCAACTGGCACGTCAGTTAGTACAGATACAAATGTACTGGTGtcttatattattatttctttgtttgtgACCTCATCAATGTtattacatgaaaaataatttttttataaataacagTTTAAATGTCATGTATAAAAAtcgtttccaaaaaaaaaaaaaaaactattactCCTAAACAAAGTTGTGAATTATTATCAGACACTTTAAGTTTATTaaggtattattattatttccaatatatatatatataacacatgatgatatattcaatatatattttagtaaaacttttttccaacaaaaataatgttattatattcaaaatttcatttaaaagtattttatttttaatttacaatgaatcataataattatatatatatatatatatatataattaaaaaggCTTGTTTTTTCAAAATGTTTCTTATCgctctttttaattttaaataaaatgtatCACGTATTATATGTACTCGATAAATACTTATTATATGTATAacttaataataatcaaatctaaaatatatACATCAGTCAAAGAATTATTGGCAATCTAGAAAAATATGTTATCTATAGATTTAATTTGTTTTGGTACATATATAGTatgttattatttaaataaaaatttcataaaaatgtttttaaaaatcgcgtgtgtttatttttatatcatgtaGCATAATAATTACTATACACAATCATATTCACATAAAAATTagcattttctagaaaaacTTCTTAGTAATATCAAATCGAGAAAAAGgtaaatgaaagaaaaatgaatatCTGTGTTAtggaattatttaataaaatggaAAGAGCTTTAATCGGGTACAATtatatcaaaaaattaataaaagtttttttttataaaagggTATATAAAGATATTTGGAACTCTNCTTTCCTTGTTGAAGCAACattttcaatcaaatcaacCAAATCATGTACAAATCCGGCTTCTCTTGGAACCCGTTATTGCATTTTCTGCACTTTTTTTTAGGATGGAGTTGTTTTTTCTTTATGGATTTTATAACAAGATTCACCATTCTCAGCCTGGAAGTTACTCTAAAAATTTTAGGGGggcaaaaaaaacaaatattaggAAAGAaggtgaaaaaaatataattaattttagacTACTAatcaatgaaataaaaaaattaaagggaTGGTCGCACCCACTCGCCCCCCTTGACTCTGTCTCTGAATATAACATGTGACGTGGAAGAAAAAGTACCCGGAATGTGTATATTTGTTTTATACTTGATCACTTTTCATATCCAAGTCCAGTGTCCACATAGTTGGCAGCCAGTAGTGACGAGACCATCGACCAAACCATGGTCGATTAGCTCTACATCTGTGAACTCAAATTCTTTTTCCTTCTTGGCATATACTGTCGAATTTCAGATGGACTCAACAAGAAACAAAACAATAGTGCATCGCTTGTTTTGATAAAACCTATAGAGcgatttttatttttcgtaTTAAGGTTGATGGTATTTTTATTTGAGAGAGGTTTGTGGAAAAACTGAAATTGGTGACACTTTATAAATCAGTGAATATAAATACTAGGCATTTTGGCACTGCTGCACGTAACAACTTCAACCGATTGTATCAAGGCATAATCAATATGAGAATCTCTTGATTCATACTAATGTAGTGAGCACAAATAATGTCTATTGAAATGTGTTCAAGATTAGACGATGAAGCTTATTCGCCTTAAAATTCACAAACATGCCATCTCACATTATGGTTATGTTGCAACATCATCTTACCACTACCACACATAAGCATAATTGATTCTAAATTGTAGTCTCGATTGAAATGAGCAAGATGTTCTAAAATCAGCAAGTTTTCCACGCGCGGTTCCATCCTTTGTTATCTTGGCACCAAAAGGTGTGGGGTAAAAAGCACGTAAGACATCAGGTTTCCTGAGAATCATTCTCGACAAAATCGTGTTCATAGATCTCATATCCAAAATCTGCATCCTCGTCCTCCATTGTTCTCCCGAAAGTAAATTGTTTGGTTCCCATTGTGGTGAAAGGCATCAATCCAAATGCTCGGGCAGTCTTGATCTCACGTGCAATCTTCCTCTGTGCTTTGGCACTGATTCCAGTCTGCTCAAAAGTTGGAAAACAGTTAGTGAAGAGCTTTAGCCATGTTTTCCTCAGAAGTTTAAGTCCATCCAGTAGAAAAAGCTATTGCTACCTTGCTCCTCTTGATGATAATACCGGCCTCAGTGAGGAAATTTGCAAGAAATCTCACATTCTGCACAGAAACTGGGGCTAAGTTAGTTGACTAGCATTTTTTATCCTCTTGTCGAGAATAGTCATCACTAAATCAAACATCTTTTCCGAGTTATTTCATCTTAATGAGAAAATGGTGCGCATAATATAGAGAAAGGGTTAATTATTCTCTATGGCGACAAAATGGATCAGACAATAAAATCTGAATTCCTGAAACTTCTTTAAGGAACAGAGAAAAGCTCACTCAATCTTTCAACAATCCTCTCAACAAAAATTCgaaaaggaagaaatattcAAATGATGGTACTTCTAGACAAACACATGTGACATACACAAAACCCGCATTCaaataaaaagagaaaaaatagaagaaagATAATAGTTATATGTCAAATCCGTACCCTGAAATCAGCTTTGCTTAATACTTCCTCCGTCGTCGTTTCAAACTTATTCCTCTTGCCAGGCCTGCGAACTCCAGGCTTTTTCAGGTCAAGATCCTATATAAATCGATGTAAATCATTATTCTGGTAAACATGACACCAGAGAATGAACAAAGAGCTAGTAAAGCAAAATCGTAACAAAAATTGAAGATCCTATCGGCTAGAATAAGATCAGGCAGCTTGTTTCCAATAACATAGAGTAACACCAAAcaactaaaataaaaacaacacTCATTCTAAAGGACAAGATAAAACTTCCAGACTCCAGTAGAGAAATTCATTTCTGCATTTACACCATAATAACAGCATGGGTCGGACATCGGTAGATGTTTCcattttttgttttctcttAGGATGTAGCACCTAGGATTAACAAATGTGTATGGGGAGATCTATTTATTCATTTACGTCAATTTCATAAGTAGGCAACTTTAGTTTGCAAAGAAGGAGTTTAGATTATCCATTGTTAGGAGAAAGTTGCAATCTTGACTCTAGAAAACCATGTTAACATAATCATGACAAATATTTGCAATAACAGCATAAGAACCGTGCAAGTAGAGAAGTAAGAAGCAGTAAGTGCTCGAACCAATGGACCTAGAATCACAAATCCCCATAACAAAATATGACCCTTACAGTAGTAGCTATTCAACTGAAACACATTAAGTGCAGACAAAATACTATTCAACTATAAAACAAATGAAGTCTAGGCAAAATATCACAATACTAACAGATAATAATGTTCTCCAGAGTGGACTCTTCAACAAAACAATATTAAAAATCTTATTCCAAGAAGTTGGAAATGTTACTGTGCAGTTCACACCTTGGTATCATACGTCATCCCGCTCAATAAATTAACATCTGGTCTAAAAGCATAATTCTCTTGATTTACTTCAACAGGGTCATGCTCGAAATAGGTGGCTGCTTGCTTTAATTTATGGCTCATCCCATCGTTCAATGTACTGAAATCATCATTTAGATCATCCAAGGATCTGGCTCCCCCATTGAAATTAAATCCAACTCCATGGCGGTTATAAGATTTCTCAGCTTTGTCAAGTTTTCGATAAAACGAATTCATATGAGGACCATTCTTCTGACCAATGAATTGCTCGAAATCAAGAGACTCGGACGAACCAAAGTTATAATTGTCATCTATATCAACAGAAAGTAAAATTGTTCAAATCTTAGAACTACTTACAGTAAAAGATTACATCAAATAATCTAGCAATCAATCATCAAAACCCAGATTTTACTTAGAGAAAACATATTCAGCTGCGTAGCAGATCATGAAACATAAGCTTAATTCCAAAGAACGAAATAACTGGAATATTCGATAAACTATGTCCTGAAAACAGGCTGTTCACACATTAAGTTAAGTGTCACTAGAACATGACAAAGGAATCTCATCTATTGCTAGTACTTGCTAACTTCTTGTTTTTTTAGTTAAAGATCGGATAAGAGATGAGCATATTCCTAGCAAACGCCAAAAATAATCCTCAAGCATATTCGAAGAACACCATTACTTTTTACAAGACAGCTTCCACCCGTTAATATGTACAAAATAGAAAAGGTATGATGACAGGAAGAAACTACTACCAAAAATTGGACTTGTTGAAAAATTCCGAATCACAAGCGACCTCTGAAATAGACTAGACAAATCGCCGTTAACAGACAACAACCTTCGAATCACTTTCATTTCACCTGCAAAACAACCGCCATTTTCTTCATGGATTTATTAATTTGTTCAACAAAATTAAAACCACAAGACCAGATATCAACGAATAAATCAACGAAATGAAGAGGGAGACCACAAAGTAGGGGAGTAAACAAACAATATCAAGACGAATagtataaaatttgaatattcgAGTTTGAGCTTGAAAAATATGTGATGTTCAATTGATCTGAAGTTCGATTCGAGGTATTCGAACCTTGATTCGAGCATAATAGAACCATAGCTCAAAATGGCTAAAATTCGAGTTTGATTCGAACTATTCGAACCTTAACTTGAGCTTATTTGAACTAATGTAGTGTAACACCATAAAATGATGAAAAAACATTTGTACAACAATTGGTGCATATGATAGAATGATACTAAAGCGAATAAAGTCTTCAGATATTAAACTCATACAAAACCGAGCCAATACCAAATTAACGGCCAAAAACTAACTGTATCTAGAATCTGAATCTAAACTAGGCAGAGTTTTATCTCTTGCTACCTTCCAAGTTGAGCTGCAGTTGCATTTACATGTTAAAACAAAAAACGCAAAAATTccagaaataaaataaatccacCTTTTCAACCAGTACAAAATCAATAGAGTAATCGTAGTAACATATAAATTTtccatgaaataaaaaaaatgacagaTTAAAAAATAACAGCAACCCATCCATTGAAAAAAAAGGCTTTAACTAAAATTCAGGAAATCAAGAATAAAATGAGACCGAGAAGAAGGAATTATTGAAAGTTTTTGGATCACGATTAACTAAAATTGAGTCACAACAATTAGACGTGAATTCTTTGAAACAACACAAAAGAAAATAACTTGAAAGCTACCAAAAATGGTCACTCCCAAAGCAAAAGTTACATGGTTACTTTCATCTCGAAATTTTTAGCAAGAATCCAATCTGTTGTACGAATCCAATTAATCCATGAcaccatataaaaaaaaaatagatttggACAAACCCAAAAGAGAAACAAActtaaaaatatgaattaaattaaattaaattaatttaaatactaaaaaaaaagagtaaaaaaGAACCAGTGAAGTAAGTTGCATACCGTTCCAGGTTTACGGAGAAGCTCGTCAAGACCAAATAGACACCCACGTCAGGAGTGCGCTGCGGCAATGCCCAGACTGCCACCCTGCGCGACAGATACCTGTGACTGCAGCCATCGCCCATTCATATCGTTTCAACTTACAAGCACACAAAAAATCAGAGATTGAGGAGCGAAAAGAAAGACCTACAATCATACGAGACGATCTTAGCTTCTTCTTCGATAATCGGCGATTAACCGGTGAGGACTGAGGAGCGAGGAGAGAGGCGGCGTAGGGAAGAAGTAGAACCTGATTCAAAGCTTCTTGGGTCCGTTCTTTTCGGCGATTTGTCAAGGCCCATTAAGCAAAATTATTCTAAAATATATTGGGCCGAGGCTTTGAATGAGTCCATTATtcacaaatcaataaatctttccaagattatattccgtatttttttttcttaatttattaatatcctcgaaataaaattatttttcttggtattattttgaatgttatAAACCGAATTTTACTACCCAATCCATTTTTTCGGTTCAAAGTATTAAATAAACGCCCTTGTCATTTACTATccgatttctttttttttttttttttttacagcacACACTGGGGAAGGAGATTGAACCCGGGGAAAGAACCAGCTAATCTGACGGGTGAAACCATTGGGCTAAAGTCCGGTCTTTTAGCCCAAAGATCTCATTTACTATCCAATTTCAACAGTATCTAAGTTGAAACACATAATAATTTGGGCATTGGAGGGTATTTGGACGAAGAGCTTATAAACTGTCAAATAAATTGTTTTGACATATAAAGTGCTTTTAAAAAAGTTTGATATCCCGacttattttttaaagatattatttgaatatcttttaaatatcgaataatcattttatatttaatgttaaCACTGATATTTGAACCTAACTTAAGCTTAAAAACTTGTTTAAGAGGCTAATTGTTCATGTTTCTATCTGTAACTATCATGGATTTTATCTGaccgatgtgagacaactaacaaTGGATAAAATACTTCTTTTAGCTAGTTTTTGAGATTGtgttaaaccaaaatatcaatCTTAATATATAATGACTTATGTCTTTTTGATAATTATCATAACAGAAAGATTATATAATATCAAACATATCAATTTTATGCTTCattatcttattttatctaaatattttaacagtttatttttaaaataaaaccacataACTTATAATCTcataaaacaaattataaaacattaaaatttataagatattttgaataaatttagCTAACACATCTAATTTtctaacattttattttatgaaaattatgtcTTTTAATTACTTTTTTTCAATTCCGCGAGCTTCTGAAATCTTTtaagagtagatctcttgtcagacggtatcacgaatctttatcagtGAGATGAatcaatcataccgatattcacaataaaaataatattcttaatataaaaataatattttttcataaatgacctaaataagagatccatctcacaaaatacgaccaagACCGTTTCAATCAAGTTTTTACGATGTTCAAACCTTTCTTTGAAAAAAAGGTATACGACGTGGCGACTAATAATTGGAAGGAACACGTTGTGGCGACCCCGCACCCTGcaattttactttattttattttctgttttgaaAGAGAAAAAACCGAAGGAGAGACGCTGCAAAGGATTCAGCGCTACCATGGCTTACGTCGAGAGAGGTAATTTTGTCTAGTATTAATAGTatcaataaattttgatttttattttgagtCTTCCGATCATTTAACGAATTCCATTTTGTTTTGGGAATTTGGGTTCCTATTTTTATTAGTATGACGAacctttttctttatttaactGTTCGTTGATCGTAATTCTCCCAAATACTTATTGAATTGCGTTGTGTGTGATTTGTGTCGGCTTAAAATTAGTGGATGATCATCTGAATAAATTGACCACTTAAATGATTTCAATTGTTCATGCTTTATTGCGTTTTTGTTTCGAATTCGGAATAATTTGTCTTGGGGCTTTTTGGAGGTGGGGGATGTTAGCTGTAAAACAAATCTATGGCAGCCCAAGTTTTATTTCTGTTGGCGATGTGTAATAATTTGTGAAATATTGATCCAGCTGGCGGCGGATCTGGAAATAGTTAATTTTGCTGACCAGTGAAGAATCCAGCTAGATTTTAATGGGAGGACATTGAATCTATATGATTGAGAGAGTAGTAGTTATAAGAAATGGTCTGATATGTTCTATACCAGTAGTTTTTTTTCAAGATTGGGCCTACATTTTTAAACTAGTAAAAGGCTGATTCATAAAGTATCTTGAGTTCTTAATGATTAAATGTGATTTGCTTAACTATAGAACGCAACTTGTTTTTTTTATCCGGAAAAAGGATGTAATCTGTGAAGGATTTCTCTTTCTAGATGGAAAGTTTTGATTTTGAAGGCTAATTTAATCTACTCGGGAAACTTTTGTCTAACCATGATCTCCTTAGACCACTCTTGTGCTTTTCCTTGTGTATAATTAGGTGCTTGTTTGTTTTCAAGCATATCATCTGTCTCTGAAGCACCTTATTTCGTGCTTGAAATCACACATTTGTTTGTAATGTTTGGTTCTACATGCTCTCTTTTAtgtgattatttgaattttaacacAAGGGTTCGATGGTGTCATGTCCTTGTTTGCTAGTTTCTCTGACCCTTTGACTTTGCTTGAACAAATTCTTTCTGTGTGTTTTGTTGGGTGTTAATGCTTAATTTTTTGTTCTTCCTTGTTAGCATTTGAGGAtgagaaaattgaaaaaatggATGTTGTTAATTTGTTTCATAAAACCGGCCGGCCATCAGAAATGAAGACAGATTATTCACTGTATGGCTATAATTTAGTGGTCATCCATATTTACTTATTTTGAATTGGATTATTGATTGGATTGGAGCAGTAGCTAGTGTAAAAGATCTTATATCAGTGATTATAATTCCGTTAACTCCTGAAACATTGGGGAGAAATAGAGATTGGAACTTAGGAATCTGTCAATAAAAGCAGTGATGTACATTTTCGTTCAGTGGAGTAATACCGCATATTCAATCAATTTGGGAAGAAGAGATGATCTCAAAGATATCCATTATATCCATGTAATTTGTTCATCTATCCATGTTGTTAACATATTTTTCTGGccaaattaattttctttttcaggTGTTGTTAGATCTAAGAGATCATTCTGGCGGTTAAAAACAATAGTAGATTTCTTCTGGTCCATTATAAACTTCATTGGGGTGTTTTTTACGACAATGTTTTCGGTACTCTCTAGCTCCAACTCAAACATTTCCCGTTAATGCTTTAATTGCATGCTCATTTCTCCATACGTTATCTGCAGATGGAAAAATCTGATGCTTATAGAAAAGGATCTGGTGCTAGCAAGAAATGGGATGGTGGTGGCCCCGGAGGTCCTGGAAGTGGTCCATATGGTGGTGGCCCACGCGGGCCACCTCGTGGAATGGATAATGTTCGAGGGATTGATCATAGTCAGTTTTTTCACctttctttctttgaaataaTCTTCCCTATACCCCTTGTTCTCAAATTTTGACTTCTCCAACTATTGTTCCGACCCTCAGGCTCCCTTCCTGCATGTGGCTCTTGCTGTGGAGGTTGAAGCGGCCTACAACAATCTAGACATATCGCTGTCTCGTCGCGTACATTTCTGTAACCACGCACTTTGTGGATTGTTAAATAGACATATTACTTGGAATCAACCATATGTACGACTTCATACCTCGGTTGAAATACACACCAactttatttgtttaaaatttttacttgTTATTGGGATATTTTGTATTTGAGATTGAAACTGTGGGTCTCCTAGAGATCATCTTAGTTAGCCATTTATGCTTCGATCAGGTATATCTAACTcagcataaatcatattttatatttgggtgttatagcccaaaaattttaaacattgcAAAATTAGAATCCAGAACTCGTCATCCATCTTCTAAAATAAGTACATGCATGAATTTTGCCAGAAATCAGT
This genomic interval carries:
- the LOC140961912 gene encoding uncharacterized protein isoform X2 — translated: MVLLCSNQGEMKVIRRLLSVNGDLSSLFQRSLVIRNFSTSPIFDDNYNFGSSESLDFEQFIGQKNGPHMNSFYRKLDKAEKSYNRHGVGFNFNGGARSLDDLNDDFSTLNDGMSHKLKQAATYFEHDPVEVNQENYAFRPDVNLLSGMTYDTKDLDLKKPGVRRPGKRNKFETTTEEVLSKADFRNVRFLANFLTEAGIIIKRSKTGISAKAQRKIAREIKTARAFGLMPFTTMGTKQFTFGRTMEDEDADFGYEIYEHDFVENDSQET
- the LOC140961912 gene encoding uncharacterized protein isoform X4 — protein: MKVIRRLLSVNGDLSSLFQRSLVIRNFSTSPIFDDNYNFGSSESLDFEQFIGQKNGPHMNSFYRKLDKAEKSYNRHGVGFNFNGGARSLDDLNDDFSTLNDGMSHKLKQAATYFEHDPVEVNQENYAFRPDVNLLSGMTYDTKDLDLKKPGVRRPGKRNKFETTTEEVLSKADFRNVRFLANFLTEAGIIIKRSKTGISAKAQRKIAREIKTARAFGLMPFTTMGTKQFTFGRTMEDEDADFGYEIYEHDFVENDSQET
- the LOC140961912 gene encoding uncharacterized protein isoform X3; protein product: MIVGEMKVIRRLLSVNGDLSSLFQRSLVIRNFSTSPIFDDNYNFGSSESLDFEQFIGQKNGPHMNSFYRKLDKAEKSYNRHGVGFNFNGGARSLDDLNDDFSTLNDGMSHKLKQAATYFEHDPVEVNQENYAFRPDVNLLSGMTYDTKDLDLKKPGVRRPGKRNKFETTTEEVLSKADFRNVRFLANFLTEAGIIIKRSKTGISAKAQRKIAREIKTARAFGLMPFTTMGTKQFTFGRTMEDEDADFGYEIYEHDFVENDSQET
- the LOC140961912 gene encoding uncharacterized protein isoform X1, which produces MQLQLNLEGEMKVIRRLLSVNGDLSSLFQRSLVIRNFSTSPIFDDNYNFGSSESLDFEQFIGQKNGPHMNSFYRKLDKAEKSYNRHGVGFNFNGGARSLDDLNDDFSTLNDGMSHKLKQAATYFEHDPVEVNQENYAFRPDVNLLSGMTYDTKDLDLKKPGVRRPGKRNKFETTTEEVLSKADFRNVRFLANFLTEAGIIIKRSKTGISAKAQRKIAREIKTARAFGLMPFTTMGTKQFTFGRTMEDEDADFGYEIYEHDFVENDSQET
- the LOC140960930 gene encoding uncharacterized protein, with product MAYVERGVVRSKRSFWRLKTIVDFFWSIINFIGVFFTTMFSMEKSDAYRKGSGASKKWDGGGPGGPGSGPYGGGPRGPPRGMDNVRGIDHSSLPACGSCCGG